In Frankiales bacterium, a genomic segment contains:
- a CDS encoding glucosamine-6-phosphate deaminase, with translation MEVVIVPSASVVADVAAEAVLGGLPADRPPVLGLATGSSPMGLYDRLAAAAADGRLRCHDLSGVALDEYVGLPPGHPQSYRAVLERTVCEPVGLRRERLHVPDGSGACLAALEAGALRFERTVAGLGGVDVQVLGIGANGHLGFNEPGSALSSRTRVKRLSDRTRADNARFFGAPQDVPTHCVTQGLGTILEARRLVLVATGTAKAAAVAAALEGPLTASCPASVLQWHADAVAVLDEDAAALLRNRAYYDASARGLRLPG, from the coding sequence GTGGAGGTCGTGATCGTGCCGTCCGCGTCCGTGGTGGCCGACGTCGCGGCCGAGGCCGTTCTCGGCGGCCTGCCGGCCGACCGGCCGCCGGTGCTCGGCCTGGCCACCGGGTCGTCACCGATGGGGCTCTACGACCGGCTGGCCGCCGCGGCGGCCGACGGGCGGCTGCGGTGCCACGACCTGTCCGGGGTGGCGCTCGACGAGTACGTCGGGCTCCCGCCCGGGCACCCGCAGTCCTACCGCGCGGTCCTCGAGCGCACGGTGTGCGAGCCCGTGGGGCTGCGCCGCGAGCGGCTCCACGTGCCCGACGGCAGCGGCGCCTGCCTCGCCGCACTGGAGGCGGGGGCGCTCCGCTTCGAGCGCACCGTCGCCGGCCTCGGCGGGGTCGACGTCCAGGTGCTCGGCATCGGCGCCAACGGTCACCTCGGCTTCAACGAGCCGGGATCGGCGCTGAGCTCGCGCACGCGGGTCAAGCGGCTCTCGGACCGCACCCGCGCGGACAACGCGCGCTTCTTCGGCGCGCCGCAGGACGTCCCGACGCACTGCGTCACCCAGGGTCTCGGCACGATCCTCGAGGCGCGGCGGCTCGTGCTGGTGGCCACCGGCACCGCCAAGGCGGCGGCGGTGGCCGCGGCGCTCGAGGGGCCGCTGACCGCCTCGTGCCCGGCGTCGGTGCTGCAGTGGCACGCCGACGCCGTCGCCGTCCTCGACGAGGACGCCGCGGCCCTGCTGCGCAACCGGGCCTACTACGACGCCTCCGCGCGGGGCCTCAGGCTCCCGGGCT